The Fundidesulfovibrio magnetotacticus genome includes the window CTTCGCTTGGGCTAAGCTCCACTTCACAAAGACTACCGCCTATTACCTCCAGGAGCTTTTCACATGGCCAAGAAAATCTACGTCGGCAATCTGCCCTTTTCCACTTACGATGACGAAATCCGCAACCTGTTCGGCGCCCACGGCGAGGTGCTGTCCGTAAGCCTCATCACCGATCGCGAGACGGGCCGCCTGCGCGGATTCGGCTTCGTTGAGATGCAGGATGACGGCGCCATGTCCGCCATCCAGGCCTTGAACGGCTCCACTCTCGGGGGCCGCAGCCTCCGGGTCAACGAAGCTGAAGACAAGCCCCGCGCTCCCCGTAGCGGTGGTTATGATGGCCATTCGCGTCGCAGCTGGTAGCATCGAGCTTACTGTTTCAAAAGGCCCCGTCCTGCAAAGGACGGGGCCTTTTTCGTTGCAGCCCGCCCCGAGACGGACATTGCCCTCCCGACTCCCGTTCCCCGGAAGGGGGCTGGGTTGTTCAGCTCCTCTCGCAGCCAAGATGGGGTGCCTGGAGCGGTCAGCGGGGTGATAGGGCTGTGCCAATGACAGGCCGAGGGTGCGGCGTGTACAACATCCGCCGTGGGAAATAGGGGCCTCGAAAGAAATTTTCACTCTTTACCCACATAGCGCTATGCGGGGAGACAGCGAATCGTTTTTGCGTATCCTGCACGGTCATCGGCCGGTGAAACCGGCACACCGCGAACAGGAGAAACGCATGCGAACGGAAAAGGATTTCAAGGCGATTCAGGAACGCTACGAACGGCTGCTGGACGAGACGTTCGGACCCGTGGACGGGGAAGCCCCGCCGCCCCGGCAGCAACCCCAACCCGGGCCGGTCCCGGTCCAGCCCGGCCCGCTCCCTTCCTACCCCGGCTACCAGGATGTCTACCAGTCTCTGGTCTGCGACAAGGAAGTCTGCGGGCGCTCACAGAACACTGGGAGGACACCTTCCAGCCCTACAACCTGGGGCCGTCTCCCGCCGACGTGGCCGGTCAGCTGCGCTGGTACATCCTGCGCGATCTGAACGAGTACCACCACAAGCGCCACCGTCTGGACTTCG containing:
- a CDS encoding RNA recognition motif domain-containing protein, whose translation is MAKKIYVGNLPFSTYDDEIRNLFGAHGEVLSVSLITDRETGRLRGFGFVEMQDDGAMSAIQALNGSTLGGRSLRVNEAEDKPRAPRSGGYDGHSRRSW